The Mycobacterium seoulense genome has a window encoding:
- a CDS encoding protein kinase domain-containing protein, with product MAELRVVGEYRGPGEQLTAETLADQLPGDWVVIANRSLPTQEHDDLDLTVIGSNLIFVLEDKHWGPSIKVTPGAWIVKKQSRQNPTDRVSFLARKLAGLLRNKVSGYPKRGRLVTSHVVLSYPGVQVDWSEAGPESDMVVLLAEAAQALEAEDAAAVSALQGARESTIAYLDGWKGRSEVPTEIGAYRVVQEVAPLGRARVFAAHDDVNNLVFLRCYPMDGWGPNVDPSNVIRRERKAIEKLSRSGRTLQSQPVFAEDLHRWIVVPIVMEPMKNLVQLLTMPTSPVSPATSDAADVIHLLIDAFRGLQDIHSEGVVHRGVAPSRVVIDGEGTVKFTDLYLAQLSGEVTVAASLNELADLGVPFRAPECRDCIGAATAASDVYSLGLCLLWWLHADPNAAPSVDASPKEPELAAAATTLRQCTAPDPAKRPSIDAIIAELTELVPMTISENFAPGELVAGRYLIERPLGEGGFAKSWLATDQKTTQKRVLKQYSDSVPSDTAKKEFKAASSIVHDRCARVWDIYFDPAFLVTDYVDGESLHNACKSPISAEDYRRYALDILEALTYMHDHDFLHNDITPGNIIIEPDGRARLIDFGLARWRESETQLGLTPLFAAPELAGHTKRSTSCDLYGLGATFLRCMLGRFPYQEVDGDYDKTALRPLSEEEMTTLGPLGVAVAEQFFRLIAPEATQRPESARQFADDLRRAAPIAAEPGRPKVNPTVDLLRQLYRGSALGNAGNRGLDTDFAETTYVDTMLDTELTPKIVHGQLDLVILTGNPGDGKTSYLKKLRGYLVDGGAKMLNDGLGGWTCETSTRTFSAVYDASEARDGKTSDELVIEALTAPKPQIGHTALLAINDGRLRQFFIQDYSDQYAAYHKAIRKGLHGENPDEASRVAYVDLKRRSLAPTAADADGIAGRTLDTFTHDARWTECKGCNAREVCPILRNRNQLLGTGRARLLDLVTISHLRRQRRATFRDFRSAAGWIITGDRGCGDVHAAVDNQIDLRLGDDALHFDLAFDPRSTDYLIREWADLDPTRLPVAALERDDRASDGHEPWHRRESLNRRAFFGDLVRDAVHQREATPYRYLEDFQLALGSDEAAGQLLSRILQGLSRLLGAFGYEGSKLALQDGENNGWAVLREIPAADFRLERRPAPSPYVEQQADELVLIHPRAHLTLTLDSVELILRASDGELINDAAASAIKLELSLLAGKLMLQPASSAIVVNPAGVPQAVAARSGAIVLENHV from the coding sequence GTGGCTGAGCTGCGTGTCGTAGGGGAATACCGTGGTCCTGGTGAGCAATTGACCGCCGAAACGCTGGCGGATCAGCTCCCCGGCGACTGGGTGGTGATCGCGAACCGATCCTTGCCGACCCAAGAACACGATGACCTCGATCTCACCGTCATCGGAAGCAATCTTATCTTCGTCCTAGAGGACAAACACTGGGGCCCGTCGATCAAGGTCACTCCCGGCGCATGGATCGTCAAGAAGCAATCCCGTCAGAACCCTACCGATCGTGTGTCCTTCTTGGCACGCAAACTCGCCGGGCTGCTGCGGAACAAGGTGTCCGGGTATCCGAAGAGGGGCCGCTTGGTCACAAGCCACGTCGTGCTGTCCTATCCCGGCGTGCAAGTCGACTGGTCGGAGGCCGGCCCAGAGTCCGACATGGTGGTGCTACTGGCTGAGGCGGCCCAAGCGCTTGAAGCCGAGGATGCCGCGGCAGTCTCTGCGCTGCAGGGTGCCCGCGAGTCGACGATCGCCTACCTCGACGGGTGGAAGGGACGAAGCGAGGTCCCGACGGAAATCGGCGCCTACCGGGTCGTCCAAGAAGTCGCACCCCTCGGGCGCGCACGGGTATTCGCCGCCCACGACGATGTCAACAACCTCGTCTTCCTGCGCTGCTATCCGATGGACGGGTGGGGCCCAAACGTCGACCCCAGCAACGTCATTCGTCGCGAGCGCAAGGCAATTGAGAAACTCTCCCGTAGCGGGCGCACCCTTCAAAGCCAGCCTGTCTTCGCTGAAGATTTGCACCGTTGGATCGTGGTTCCCATTGTAATGGAACCAATGAAGAACCTTGTACAGCTTCTGACCATGCCGACATCGCCGGTCAGTCCGGCCACCAGCGATGCCGCCGATGTCATCCATTTACTCATCGATGCGTTCCGCGGTTTGCAGGATATTCACTCCGAAGGCGTTGTCCACCGAGGTGTTGCACCGTCCAGGGTGGTGATCGACGGCGAGGGGACGGTGAAATTCACCGACTTGTATCTGGCCCAACTCAGCGGCGAAGTGACCGTGGCAGCTTCACTCAACGAGCTAGCCGACCTTGGCGTGCCTTTCCGCGCACCTGAATGTAGAGACTGCATCGGCGCTGCAACAGCCGCGTCGGATGTCTACTCGTTGGGGCTGTGCCTGCTGTGGTGGCTACATGCCGATCCCAACGCCGCCCCCAGCGTCGACGCGAGCCCGAAAGAACCAGAGCTCGCAGCGGCCGCTACCACGCTTCGTCAGTGCACCGCGCCCGATCCAGCGAAGCGGCCCTCTATCGATGCGATCATCGCTGAGCTAACGGAATTGGTGCCCATGACTATTAGCGAAAACTTCGCTCCGGGTGAGCTCGTCGCCGGCAGATACCTTATTGAGCGCCCCTTAGGAGAGGGCGGCTTCGCGAAATCCTGGCTGGCAACTGACCAAAAGACCACCCAGAAGCGAGTTCTCAAGCAGTATTCGGATTCGGTGCCCAGCGATACTGCCAAGAAGGAGTTTAAGGCGGCCTCCAGCATCGTTCACGATCGCTGCGCCAGGGTGTGGGACATCTACTTTGACCCAGCGTTCCTGGTGACGGATTACGTCGACGGCGAGAGCCTCCACAATGCCTGCAAGTCGCCGATCTCAGCTGAGGACTATCGCCGCTACGCGCTCGACATCCTTGAGGCCCTGACGTATATGCACGACCACGATTTCCTGCACAACGACATCACCCCCGGCAACATCATCATCGAACCCGATGGGCGCGCTCGCCTAATCGACTTTGGTCTGGCTCGGTGGAGAGAATCCGAAACCCAACTTGGCTTGACACCGCTATTCGCTGCGCCGGAGTTGGCCGGTCACACTAAACGCAGCACCTCCTGCGACCTCTACGGGCTAGGCGCGACATTTCTTCGTTGCATGCTGGGGCGCTTCCCCTATCAGGAGGTCGACGGCGACTATGACAAGACGGCGCTTAGACCGCTCAGCGAAGAGGAAATGACGACGCTAGGTCCGCTGGGAGTTGCTGTCGCCGAGCAGTTTTTCCGACTTATCGCGCCAGAGGCGACTCAACGGCCGGAGTCAGCGCGGCAATTCGCCGACGACCTGCGCCGCGCCGCCCCCATTGCCGCCGAACCCGGCAGGCCCAAAGTCAATCCGACAGTCGACTTGCTGCGCCAGCTCTACCGCGGCAGCGCACTGGGCAATGCCGGCAACCGCGGGCTCGACACCGACTTCGCCGAGACCACCTACGTCGACACCATGCTCGACACCGAGCTGACTCCCAAAATCGTTCACGGACAACTTGATCTGGTGATCCTCACCGGCAACCCCGGTGACGGAAAAACCTCATATCTGAAGAAGCTGCGCGGCTACCTCGTCGACGGTGGCGCCAAAATGCTCAACGACGGACTTGGCGGCTGGACCTGTGAAACCTCCACGCGTACCTTCTCGGCGGTCTACGACGCCAGCGAAGCACGCGACGGGAAGACCTCCGACGAGCTGGTGATCGAAGCCTTGACCGCCCCCAAGCCGCAAATCGGACATACCGCGCTCCTGGCGATCAACGACGGCCGTTTGCGCCAGTTCTTCATTCAGGACTACTCCGACCAATACGCCGCCTACCACAAGGCGATACGCAAAGGCTTGCACGGCGAAAACCCAGACGAGGCAAGTCGAGTCGCCTACGTCGATCTGAAACGCCGCTCGCTAGCCCCGACAGCGGCTGACGCCGATGGCATCGCCGGACGCACGCTCGACACCTTCACTCACGATGCGCGGTGGACAGAATGCAAAGGCTGTAATGCCCGTGAAGTATGTCCAATCCTGAGGAACCGAAACCAACTGCTTGGCACCGGCCGGGCACGTCTGCTGGACTTGGTGACAATCTCCCACTTGCGTCGCCAACGCCGAGCTACCTTCCGCGATTTCCGTTCCGCCGCAGGATGGATAATCACTGGCGATCGAGGCTGCGGCGATGTGCACGCGGCGGTCGACAATCAGATTGACTTGCGCTTGGGCGACGACGCCTTGCACTTCGACTTAGCCTTCGACCCACGGTCAACGGACTACCTGATTCGTGAATGGGCGGATCTGGACCCGACCCGGCTCCCCGTAGCAGCACTCGAGCGCGACGATCGCGCCTCGGACGGCCACGAGCCGTGGCATCGCCGAGAGTCGCTGAACCGACGAGCGTTCTTCGGCGACCTTGTCCGTGATGCCGTCCACCAGCGTGAGGCAACGCCATATCGTTACCTAGAGGACTTCCAATTGGCGTTGGGCAGTGACGAGGCCGCCGGGCAGCTGTTAAGCCGAATCCTGCAGGGGCTCAGCCGTCTATTGGGCGCCTTCGGCTATGAGGGATCCAAACTCGCCCTTCAGGACGGAGAGAACAATGGCTGGGCGGTCCTTCGGGAAATTCCGGCCGCGGACTTCCGCCTTGAGCGCCGTCCCGCCCCGTCACCCTACGTCGAGCAGCAAGCCGATGAACTGGTCCTCATCCATCCCCGCGCACATCTGACGTTGACGTTAGATTCCGTTGAGCTGATCTTGCGAGCTAGCGACGGAGAACTCATTAACGACGCTGCGGCTAGCGCGATCAAGCTCGAGTTGTCCTTGTTGGCCGGCAAGCTGATGTTGCAGCCCGCCTCGTCAGCAATTGTCGTTAACCCCGCCGGCGTCCCGCAGGCAGTGGCGGCACGAAGCGGCGCAATCGTTCTGGAGAATCACGTATGA
- a CDS encoding amidohydrolase family protein, translating to MEEDLHWLISVDDHIIEPPNVWVDRASAADRDRVPHVERIDGVDTWVYEMHRATVMGILVAAHQQPDDYSPLSVNYDELPEVYYDPAARIPDMDEDHVIAGLNFPFFPRFCGQVFSQVRDRELGLKCLAAYNDYIIDEWCGTAPGRYIPMIIVPLWDEALAVAEVHRCADKGAKAIAFSENVHALGFPSIHSGEWDRFFAAANETQMPLCTHIGSSSVSPNTSPDAPFGVQSVNIGLNLAHSTTDWLFSGKLQKFPDLKIVLAEGGIGWIPYLLERAEHVASEYRYLRANNWTVDPATMRMSAIETDPAIFPESPRQLFRDHIYGCFIEDEFGAANLDYIGVENVMIETDYPHTDSLWPRSLQAALKSLEGRSDADKYKVLQGNARRVFNFEPAPYPVAK from the coding sequence GTGGAAGAAGATCTGCACTGGCTCATCTCCGTTGACGATCACATCATCGAACCGCCGAACGTCTGGGTGGACCGGGCATCTGCCGCAGATCGCGACCGCGTGCCCCACGTCGAACGCATCGACGGTGTCGACACCTGGGTCTACGAGATGCACCGCGCCACAGTCATGGGCATCTTGGTGGCTGCCCATCAGCAGCCCGATGACTACTCTCCATTGTCGGTGAACTACGACGAATTGCCGGAGGTCTACTACGACCCCGCGGCAAGAATCCCCGACATGGATGAGGATCACGTCATCGCGGGATTGAACTTCCCGTTCTTTCCGCGCTTTTGCGGACAAGTATTTTCGCAAGTTCGGGACCGCGAACTTGGTCTGAAATGCCTTGCCGCATACAACGACTACATCATCGATGAGTGGTGCGGGACGGCGCCGGGTCGCTACATTCCAATGATCATCGTGCCCCTGTGGGACGAAGCACTGGCCGTCGCCGAGGTGCACCGGTGTGCAGACAAGGGCGCGAAAGCGATCGCGTTTTCAGAAAACGTTCATGCGCTTGGCTTCCCGTCGATCCACTCGGGGGAGTGGGATCGGTTCTTCGCGGCCGCGAACGAAACGCAGATGCCGCTCTGCACGCACATCGGGTCCTCGTCGGTCAGCCCGAACACCTCACCGGACGCACCGTTCGGGGTGCAATCGGTGAACATCGGCCTCAACCTCGCCCACTCGACAACAGATTGGCTGTTCTCGGGCAAGTTGCAGAAGTTCCCCGACCTCAAGATCGTGTTGGCCGAAGGGGGCATCGGGTGGATTCCGTATCTGCTCGAGCGTGCGGAGCACGTCGCCTCCGAATATCGCTATCTGCGCGCCAACAACTGGACCGTCGATCCGGCAACCATGCGGATGAGCGCAATCGAAACGGACCCGGCCATCTTCCCGGAGTCGCCCCGGCAGTTGTTCCGCGATCACATATACGGCTGTTTCATCGAGGATGAGTTCGGCGCTGCGAACCTCGATTACATCGGTGTCGAGAACGTGATGATCGAAACCGACTACCCGCATACTGACAGCCTGTGGCCGCGTTCTCTGCAAGCCGCGCTCAAGAGCCTCGAGGGCAGGTCGGACGCGGACAAGTACAAGGTGCTGCAAGGCAATGCCCGGCGCGTCTTCAATTTCGAGCCCGCTCCGTACCCGGTCGCGAAGTAG
- a CDS encoding cytochrome P450 produces the protein MPKSLEDHAENLDLRHEDFNDPEYLYEVYSHMREKAAIAHTDFPFLTPREDGAWLAMAYDECYEILRDWETFSSTPGPNDAIQMSGDVVIILDPPRQQKLHKVLNPYFSPGRMKLLQPQIRAETDALINNFIEEGRGDLATVAWQQPGIVFFKYLLGMPVGDVPLCIELTDTALNGETEAIRLTAWVGLYQHITNAVTTRMEGEPQDDMIDVLLSAEIDGVKLKFDDVVSNAMLLVQAGLETTASAMSCAFHYLGSHPDERDRLIREPELMSTAVEELIRFAGSIHGIPRTVTKDVEFGGQKLCPGQQVIVNYASANRDDREFPDADRCILDRETNRHLGFGAGVHRCLGSNLARLEFRTGVERVLARMPDFTVATDAESIFHGNSVTRGYREVPVVFTPGSRVALD, from the coding sequence GTGCCCAAGTCGCTCGAGGACCACGCCGAAAATCTGGATCTTCGCCACGAGGATTTCAACGACCCGGAGTATCTGTACGAGGTCTACTCGCATATGCGTGAAAAGGCAGCGATCGCGCATACCGACTTCCCGTTTCTGACCCCGCGGGAAGACGGCGCCTGGCTCGCGATGGCCTACGACGAGTGCTACGAAATCCTTCGAGACTGGGAAACCTTCTCGAGCACGCCCGGTCCCAACGATGCGATCCAGATGTCGGGTGACGTCGTCATCATCTTGGATCCGCCACGCCAACAGAAGCTCCACAAGGTGCTCAACCCGTATTTCTCCCCCGGTCGGATGAAGTTGCTGCAACCGCAGATCCGCGCCGAGACCGACGCCCTCATCAACAATTTCATCGAAGAGGGTCGCGGCGATCTGGCGACTGTCGCCTGGCAGCAGCCCGGGATCGTGTTCTTCAAGTATCTGCTTGGCATGCCGGTTGGCGATGTGCCGTTGTGCATCGAACTCACCGATACCGCACTGAACGGGGAAACTGAGGCGATCCGGCTAACAGCCTGGGTAGGCCTTTATCAGCACATCACCAACGCCGTCACCACTCGAATGGAGGGCGAACCTCAGGACGACATGATCGACGTCCTGCTATCGGCCGAGATCGACGGCGTCAAGCTGAAGTTCGATGACGTGGTGTCAAATGCGATGCTCTTGGTGCAGGCGGGTTTGGAGACGACTGCAAGCGCAATGTCATGCGCCTTCCACTACCTGGGCAGCCATCCCGACGAACGGGACCGGTTGATCCGCGAACCCGAGCTCATGTCGACCGCGGTCGAAGAACTGATCCGCTTCGCCGGGTCGATCCACGGCATTCCGCGAACAGTGACCAAAGACGTCGAATTCGGTGGGCAGAAGCTGTGCCCTGGACAGCAGGTCATCGTCAACTACGCGTCGGCCAATCGCGACGACCGCGAGTTCCCCGATGCGGACCGGTGCATCCTCGACCGCGAAACCAACCGTCATCTCGGGTTCGGCGCCGGCGTTCACCGCTGTCTGGGGTCGAACCTCGCACGGTTGGAGTTCCGTACCGGCGTCGAGCGGGTGCTGGCCAGAATGCCCGACTTCACCGTGGCGACCGATGCTGAGTCGATCTTCCACGGCAATTCGGTGACGCGTGGATATCGGGAAGTCCCAGTCGTATTCACACCGGGGTCCCGCGTTGCACTCGACTGA
- a CDS encoding 3'-5' exonuclease: MRHNSDTAETLVADLRASLGHQHCPVEIAPPTSPAYPDLVFVDSTRGLIAVDVHRSVDDEARAEFVELNRRIEAFRADTQPDEDLPIARVLAVGNGLSTTARSVAGRVLVPVAQISDWRWLDLIPTKTPDPHALEEVRATLFPSIVFTAKLRRGISQEGADDRAALRVVLDQQQAQIAEREIADALLLTGPPGSGKTLVLAARARRLATEHPDWRIQMLCYNKTLVPYFRRLVAGLPNVKVSRVWEIAHEFGIRFSYSDDNVVSAGLKAAKHAGLPQSFDAVLIDEVQDFRTAWIELAHALLRPGRGGMLLAGDHAQALYTEGDPEKYLRKIHPEHLELRRPYRSTRQILSAVQNLDPAFAIVGLDDAPEGPPVDLVWAASWDEQANCVACETATMLANRGLEPRDIGILVTQYRGAYGRLKRALDEYEIPYSAMDPKDKSDFDLFSNTVKLLTVHSAKGYEFKVVILFGLEALPDPDASDPETLRRARVAFVGATRAMDNLIITYTRDNKFLTRLSSDEKDVARYSWPDDYEEAASG; the protein is encoded by the coding sequence ATGAGGCATAACAGCGACACGGCCGAAACCCTTGTTGCCGACCTACGGGCCTCCCTTGGCCATCAACACTGCCCTGTTGAGATCGCTCCACCCACGTCGCCGGCGTATCCCGATCTCGTCTTTGTCGACTCCACCCGCGGCCTTATTGCGGTCGATGTTCACCGCTCAGTGGATGACGAGGCTCGCGCGGAATTTGTCGAGCTCAACCGCCGCATCGAAGCGTTCCGCGCGGATACCCAGCCCGATGAGGACTTGCCGATTGCGCGCGTGCTTGCGGTCGGCAACGGCCTGTCAACGACAGCCCGATCGGTGGCTGGCCGGGTACTCGTTCCCGTCGCGCAAATCAGTGACTGGCGTTGGCTCGACCTCATCCCGACAAAGACACCGGATCCACACGCTCTCGAAGAAGTCCGAGCGACGCTTTTCCCCAGCATCGTATTCACGGCCAAGTTGCGGCGCGGCATCTCTCAGGAGGGTGCCGACGATCGCGCCGCCCTGCGGGTCGTGCTCGACCAGCAACAAGCCCAAATCGCCGAGCGAGAAATTGCCGACGCGCTTCTGCTGACGGGGCCGCCCGGCAGTGGCAAGACGCTGGTGCTGGCGGCGCGGGCCCGCCGACTCGCCACCGAGCATCCCGACTGGCGCATTCAGATGCTCTGCTACAACAAGACACTCGTGCCCTACTTTCGGCGCTTGGTTGCCGGCTTGCCCAACGTTAAGGTGAGCCGCGTTTGGGAAATCGCCCACGAGTTCGGCATCCGGTTCTCCTACTCCGACGACAACGTGGTCTCCGCGGGACTCAAAGCCGCCAAACACGCGGGATTGCCTCAGTCCTTTGATGCAGTGCTAATCGACGAGGTCCAAGATTTCCGGACAGCCTGGATCGAGCTAGCGCATGCCCTCCTGCGGCCCGGCCGCGGCGGCATGTTACTGGCGGGGGACCATGCCCAGGCCCTCTACACGGAAGGCGACCCCGAGAAGTACCTGCGGAAGATCCACCCCGAGCACCTGGAGCTGCGTCGACCGTACCGCAGTACGAGACAAATCCTCTCTGCGGTGCAGAACCTAGACCCCGCGTTCGCCATCGTCGGTCTTGACGACGCGCCCGAGGGTCCCCCAGTGGATTTGGTGTGGGCCGCAAGTTGGGACGAACAAGCCAATTGCGTTGCCTGCGAAACCGCCACCATGCTAGCCAATCGTGGTCTAGAGCCCCGCGACATCGGCATCCTGGTCACCCAGTACCGCGGCGCCTACGGGCGCCTAAAACGCGCACTCGACGAGTACGAGATCCCTTACAGCGCAATGGACCCCAAGGACAAGAGCGACTTCGACCTCTTCTCCAACACGGTGAAGCTGCTCACAGTGCATTCGGCTAAAGGCTACGAGTTCAAGGTGGTCATTCTATTCGGCCTGGAGGCACTCCCAGACCCCGACGCCTCCGATCCAGAAACTTTGCGGCGTGCTCGGGTGGCCTTCGTCGGGGCGACACGCGCAATGGACAACTTGATCATCACCTACACGCGCGACAACAAGTTCCTTACACGGCTCAGTTCCGACGAGAAGGACGTGGCGCGATACAGCTGGCCCGATGACTACGAGGAGGCTGCCAGTGGCTGA
- a CDS encoding DUF6941 family protein, with amino-acid sequence MAELDYAYLAEFAQVIDGKLTAVNASFIAVTTPVPAVFQFAVAGRVRAPVEAGIVDLAIQIVAPDDSTKITWQSELRTDGHQVYDGKVGILFALRTGVPLSTHGLFRIEISIDGEHARTLAFEAVSP; translated from the coding sequence GTGGCCGAACTTGATTATGCCTATCTTGCCGAGTTTGCGCAGGTCATAGATGGCAAGCTCACGGCAGTAAACGCTAGCTTCATCGCGGTCACCACCCCAGTTCCAGCCGTGTTCCAATTCGCCGTCGCCGGCAGGGTCCGCGCACCTGTAGAAGCCGGAATTGTCGACCTCGCGATCCAGATTGTCGCTCCAGATGACAGCACGAAGATCACCTGGCAAAGCGAGCTTCGAACAGATGGCCACCAGGTATATGACGGCAAAGTTGGCATTCTGTTCGCTCTCCGGACGGGGGTGCCCTTATCAACCCACGGACTCTTCCGGATTGAGATCTCGATAGACGGAGAGCACGCGAGGACACTCGCTTTCGAGGCCGTCTCACCGTGA
- a CDS encoding DUF2283 domain-containing protein has translation MGTSQPLAEFAGLQVRIDMDANAAYVRFRCAPVAQTKRFADSENVLVDVDAQDHLIGIEIIGLQTDIPIEKLSQAFGFSENTIYALKEIQYSLHQGTVISVGSDGGLSTGTLPWSKR, from the coding sequence GTGGGAACCAGCCAGCCACTTGCCGAATTCGCCGGGCTTCAAGTGCGGATAGACATGGACGCCAACGCGGCGTACGTCAGGTTTCGGTGTGCTCCAGTAGCTCAGACCAAACGGTTTGCGGATTCCGAGAACGTTCTGGTTGACGTTGATGCGCAAGATCATTTAATTGGCATTGAGATCATCGGCTTGCAGACAGACATCCCGATCGAAAAACTCTCTCAGGCCTTCGGCTTCTCCGAGAACACTATCTACGCGCTCAAGGAGATTCAGTATTCGCTGCACCAGGGGACAGTCATTTCCGTTGGTTCAGACGGAGGACTTAGTACTGGGACGCTGCCCTGGAGTAAACGGTAA
- a CDS encoding NDMA-dependent alcohol dehydrogenase, with the protein MKMNAAVLWDLHQKWSVEEVELDGPQEGEVLVSYEATGLCHSDHHVREGDLPLTLPLVGGHEGAGIVQEVGPGVRNLNVGDHVVGLFLPSCGRCRWCSSGHQNLCDLGAQMATGEQVGGGFRRHAKGRDIGALAWLGAFAQYGTVPEASVVKIDEDLPLNRACLVGCGVTTGWGSAVNTAQVKPGDTVVVIGCGGIGSGAIQGARLAGAEKIIAVDIVEAKRDMVSQFGATHFVTSMPEATALVAELTRGVMADSAIVTVGLVEAPMIVDALNIVSKNGAVVVTALGSMLDTTTTLPMSMVAMVTLFQKRLLGSLYGQANPRSDIPRLLSLYREGKLLLDETVTTEYKLADINDAYDDMLAGRNIRGVIVHDH; encoded by the coding sequence ATGAAGATGAATGCAGCGGTGCTATGGGACCTGCACCAGAAGTGGAGCGTCGAGGAGGTCGAGCTCGACGGCCCCCAAGAAGGCGAAGTGCTCGTTTCCTACGAGGCGACCGGGCTGTGCCATTCCGACCATCACGTCCGCGAGGGCGACCTTCCCCTGACACTTCCGCTGGTCGGGGGGCACGAGGGGGCCGGCATCGTCCAAGAGGTCGGACCGGGCGTGCGGAACCTGAACGTCGGCGATCATGTCGTGGGCCTGTTCTTGCCGTCGTGCGGCCGATGCCGATGGTGTTCGAGCGGCCACCAAAATCTGTGCGACCTCGGTGCCCAGATGGCGACCGGCGAGCAGGTCGGCGGCGGCTTCCGCCGTCACGCCAAGGGCCGGGACATCGGCGCGCTGGCCTGGCTCGGCGCATTCGCGCAATACGGCACTGTGCCGGAGGCATCGGTGGTCAAGATCGACGAGGACCTGCCGCTGAACCGGGCCTGTCTCGTCGGCTGTGGGGTGACGACCGGCTGGGGATCGGCAGTGAATACCGCGCAAGTAAAACCTGGCGACACCGTCGTGGTGATCGGATGCGGCGGTATCGGCAGTGGCGCGATTCAGGGCGCGCGGTTGGCGGGTGCCGAGAAGATCATCGCCGTGGACATCGTTGAGGCCAAGCGCGACATGGTTTCTCAGTTCGGTGCCACCCACTTCGTGACATCGATGCCCGAGGCAACCGCCTTGGTCGCGGAACTGACCCGCGGCGTGATGGCCGACTCGGCCATCGTGACGGTCGGACTGGTCGAGGCTCCGATGATCGTCGACGCACTCAACATCGTCAGCAAGAACGGGGCGGTCGTGGTCACTGCACTGGGGTCGATGCTCGACACGACAACGACCCTGCCGATGTCGATGGTCGCGATGGTGACTCTTTTTCAAAAGCGCTTGCTGGGAAGCCTTTACGGCCAGGCCAACCCGCGCTCCGATATTCCGCGCCTACTCAGCCTGTACCGCGAGGGCAAGCTTCTCCTGGATGAAACGGTCACCACGGAGTACAAGCTTGCCGACATCAACGACGCCTACGACGACATGCTCGCCGGCCGCAACATCCGGGGTGTGATCGTCCACGACCACTGA
- a CDS encoding DUF4258 domain-containing protein produces the protein MIPRFTVHAREQMACRDITEDDVRSVLEHFHDSQPGGTDTTVRYIGYVGVGTRILNVIAERPGVALDPVKIVTAYWE, from the coding sequence GTGATACCGAGGTTCACGGTTCATGCACGTGAACAAATGGCCTGTCGCGATATTACGGAGGACGACGTTCGGTCCGTGCTAGAGCACTTCCATGACTCGCAGCCCGGCGGTACAGACACCACCGTCCGTTACATCGGCTATGTAGGGGTTGGGACGAGAATTCTAAACGTCATTGCGGAACGTCCAGGCGTCGCTCTTGACCCAGTAAAAATTGTGACTGCCTACTGGGAATGA
- a CDS encoding TetR/AcrR family transcriptional regulator, with the protein MSGSGVKRVRDKDGKQRALMEAATEVFAEQGFDAAATKEIARRAGCSEAMLFHYFGDKQGIFEQVVSRQIAEAVTESEDKVMEALPNEFVEFVEQLFETRLHRGHGTVPGWDIAGRALSDPSFSMRVMRPNHEHRVSVIAEGVAHYQDLGQVTPDVDPATVAELLANFTIFTATVGPRWFGTAEADVRTQIKVGARIFADGVRPSSPRKVIKRSTGRRPRSRSGA; encoded by the coding sequence ATGAGCGGGAGCGGGGTGAAGCGGGTCCGAGACAAGGACGGGAAGCAACGCGCGTTGATGGAGGCGGCGACTGAGGTTTTCGCGGAACAGGGGTTTGATGCCGCAGCGACCAAGGAGATAGCTCGACGCGCCGGCTGCTCGGAGGCGATGCTCTTCCACTACTTCGGCGACAAGCAAGGAATCTTCGAACAGGTGGTATCGCGCCAGATCGCGGAGGCGGTAACCGAATCAGAAGACAAAGTCATGGAGGCGCTGCCGAACGAGTTCGTCGAATTCGTCGAGCAGCTATTCGAGACGCGACTGCACCGGGGTCACGGCACTGTGCCGGGCTGGGACATCGCGGGACGGGCCCTATCTGACCCCTCGTTCTCCATGCGAGTCATGCGACCCAATCACGAACACCGAGTGTCGGTGATCGCCGAGGGCGTCGCCCACTATCAAGATCTAGGCCAAGTCACGCCCGACGTTGACCCTGCCACCGTGGCCGAACTGCTCGCCAACTTCACGATCTTCACGGCAACTGTCGGGCCCCGCTGGTTCGGTACCGCCGAGGCCGACGTCCGCACCCAGATAAAAGTCGGGGCGCGAATCTTCGCCGACGGCGTCCGGCCGTCATCTCCGCGCAAAGTCATTAAGCGCTCGACGGGGCGTCGGCCACGATCACGATCGGGTGCTTAG